A genomic region of Catalinimonas niigatensis contains the following coding sequences:
- the xerA gene encoding site-specific tyrosine recombinase/integron integrase, which translates to MEKEKKFIYQKGFHRGEARIFLDIPHEEEIIDKVKMIPGRKWSKTKNCWHVPDNKESMRYINRLLELYPGIAPSGKQPEVQNLTKSAPMQAAPEQVTLSQAETRKEPTVQTQQEKVVTAEKVYLTLTPKKLFLQIPNEYTDVSFVRKLRYARWNYNTYLWEITAHTHNLTMLQNYFGQRLIEQRPVAPQADKASSSKIEADYHQILILPKEGRLRLIFRFNKALIVFIKTLPYYKYDEQNRWWTVPDTEVIRKDIQGFAQARGWKVSFASANDKLDRKPRPRKEDLPNYRPCPEEYISHLKMKRYSPSTLRTYTDLFEEFINYYPLLDPKEITEKEIISFIRYLVDERQVSTSYQNQSINAIKFYYEQVLGGRRKFYFIERPQRERRLPIVLSEEEVLKLFEVTENLKHKCLLMLIYSAGLRISEALALKIKDIDSERMQILIRNAKGGKDRLGLLSASILPLLREYFQLYQPKEYLFEGEHGGAYSARSAQSVLRLSVSKAKIRKRVTLHTLRHSFATHLLEKGTDLRYIQTLLGHNSSKTTEIYTHVSTKALGEIKSPLDHLTLKKNT; encoded by the coding sequence ATGGAAAAAGAAAAGAAGTTCATCTACCAGAAAGGATTTCACAGAGGAGAAGCGCGTATCTTTTTAGACATTCCCCATGAAGAAGAAATTATAGATAAAGTAAAGATGATCCCTGGCAGAAAGTGGAGTAAGACGAAAAACTGCTGGCATGTACCTGATAACAAAGAAAGCATGCGCTATATCAATCGTCTGCTTGAGCTTTATCCCGGAATAGCCCCTTCAGGAAAGCAACCTGAAGTACAGAATTTGACTAAGTCCGCACCCATGCAGGCCGCACCTGAGCAAGTCACTTTATCTCAGGCTGAAACCAGAAAAGAGCCTACTGTACAAACCCAGCAAGAAAAGGTTGTAACTGCTGAAAAAGTGTATCTGACCCTCACACCAAAAAAGCTTTTTCTTCAGATCCCTAATGAGTATACAGATGTTAGCTTTGTAAGGAAGCTTAGGTATGCACGCTGGAACTACAACACCTACCTCTGGGAAATTACGGCACATACCCACAACCTGACGATGCTACAGAACTACTTCGGCCAAAGGCTCATTGAGCAAAGGCCTGTAGCACCACAAGCAGATAAGGCATCTTCATCAAAAATAGAAGCTGATTATCACCAGATCCTGATTCTTCCAAAAGAAGGTAGGCTCAGGCTGATTTTCAGGTTCAACAAAGCCCTGATCGTATTTATTAAGACGCTGCCCTACTACAAATATGATGAGCAAAACCGCTGGTGGACAGTGCCTGATACCGAGGTGATTAGAAAAGACATACAAGGCTTTGCCCAGGCAAGAGGATGGAAAGTGAGCTTTGCTTCAGCAAATGATAAGCTAGACAGAAAGCCCAGACCCCGCAAAGAAGATTTGCCCAACTATAGACCTTGTCCTGAAGAGTATATCAGTCATTTGAAGATGAAACGCTACAGCCCAAGTACCCTCCGTACATATACAGACCTGTTTGAGGAGTTCATCAATTACTACCCGCTTCTGGACCCAAAGGAAATCACTGAAAAAGAGATCATCAGTTTTATCAGATACTTAGTAGACGAGCGGCAGGTGTCTACTTCTTACCAGAATCAATCCATCAATGCCATCAAATTCTACTACGAGCAAGTATTGGGCGGCAGAAGAAAGTTCTACTTCATAGAAAGACCCCAGAGAGAAAGAAGATTGCCTATAGTCTTAAGTGAAGAAGAAGTACTTAAGCTTTTTGAGGTGACAGAAAACCTCAAGCACAAGTGCCTTTTGATGCTCATCTATTCTGCTGGCTTAAGGATCAGTGAAGCATTGGCGCTGAAGATCAAAGATATAGACAGCGAAAGAATGCAAATATTGATCAGAAATGCCAAGGGAGGTAAAGATCGTCTGGGCCTGCTTTCAGCAAGTATTCTACCGTTACTCAGAGAATATTTCCAGTTGTACCAGCCTAAAGAATATCTTTTTGAAGGAGAACATGGTGGGGCCTATTCAGCCAGAAGTGCGCAGAGTGTGCTAAGACTATCAGTGAGTAAAGCCAAAATACGTAAAAGAGTAACGCTTCATACACTACGCCATTCTTTTGCCACACACCTGCTAGAGAAAGGAACCGATCTGCGTTACATACAGACATTGCTAGGACATAATTCTAGTAAGACTACTGAAATTTATACACATGTAAGCACCAAAGCATTGGGAGAAATAAAAAGCCCATTGGATCATTTAACTTTGAAAAAAAATACTTAA
- a CDS encoding tyrosine-type recombinase/integrase, whose translation MSQLRQKMIRLMEREHYAQKTIKSYVSTVAQYAKFHGKCPSELDDIHIGQYLDHLCESRVSTSTLNITHSALRWFYSRVMKRAWNDQVFRRPRREKRLPQVLSPEEVKALIHNTNNLKHYALLMLLYSSGLRPGEVTKIRTSDIDAERMMLRVRQGKGYKDRYTIISPICLQVLRRYWKVYRPKGGWLFEGIIQGEPYSVRSLQELFRRARQKAGIRKHVSPHSLRHSFATHLLEEGVDTLTIKELLGHKQLQTTAVYLHVRQSRLTKLENPLDRIWS comes from the coding sequence ATGAGCCAGTTACGTCAAAAAATGATTCGTTTGATGGAGCGAGAGCACTATGCCCAAAAAACCATCAAGAGTTATGTTAGTACAGTAGCCCAGTATGCCAAATTTCATGGTAAGTGTCCCTCTGAGCTGGACGATATTCATATTGGCCAGTATTTGGATCATCTATGTGAAAGTAGGGTTAGCACATCCACGCTCAATATTACCCACTCTGCTCTACGCTGGTTCTACAGCAGGGTAATGAAAAGAGCATGGAATGATCAGGTTTTCAGACGTCCCAGAAGAGAGAAGCGTCTTCCCCAAGTGCTAAGTCCGGAAGAAGTAAAGGCCCTCATCCATAATACCAATAATCTCAAGCATTATGCTTTACTCATGCTACTGTATAGCTCGGGTCTTCGTCCAGGAGAAGTAACAAAGATTCGCACATCAGATATAGATGCAGAAAGGATGATGCTCAGAGTAAGACAAGGTAAAGGATATAAGGACAGGTACACCATCATTTCACCCATTTGTTTGCAAGTACTAAGACGTTATTGGAAGGTGTACCGCCCCAAGGGGGGATGGCTTTTTGAGGGAATAATCCAGGGTGAACCCTATAGTGTAAGAAGTCTTCAGGAACTGTTTCGTAGGGCAAGACAGAAAGCAGGTATTCGAAAGCATGTTAGCCCCCATAGTTTAAGACATAGTTTTGCGACTCATCTACTGGAAGAAGGGGTGGATACTTTAACTATCAAGGAGTTATTGGGGCATAAGCAGTTACAGACGACAGCGGTGTATTTACATGTAAGGCAGTCTCGGCTCACAAAATTAGAAAATCCTCTGGACAGGATCTGGTCATGA